The Microtus ochrogaster isolate Prairie Vole_2 chromosome 22, MicOch1.0, whole genome shotgun sequence nucleotide sequence tggatggagctagaaaacatcattttgagtgaggtaacccagacccagaaagacaattatcacatgtactcactcataagtggtttttaaacataaagcaaagaaaagccagcctacaaatcacaattcttaagaacctagataacaatgaggaccctaagagagacttacataggtctaatctacatgggaaatagaaaaagacaagatctcctgagtaaattgggagcatggggaccatgggagagggtagacgaggaggggagcagagaaaaatatatagctcaataaaatcaatttttaaaaaagtgcccTTAGAATGTGAGATCATTATGGACAAgggtgtcttttttcttttctctaaaacagAATTAGGTAAGGCTTGGGTGTATAAACgaactcaaaaataatttaaactgtaACCAGAAATGagcctatttatttttttaaatttgtaagcCATTACAGCTAACCTGTTCTCAAAAAATATAGTAGTCAAACAAATTAATACTTAAATGTCAGCAACACTATCCccgatttcttttttaaacagaattGGTTTAACTACTGATAAATTTTGAGCAGTATCTGGAAATGGAGAAGCGTAAAATTTCACGTCCTTCCTTTGAACACAAGGAGTGTTACATAGTTCAAAGTGAAACTCGATTAGCCCTAAAGACCTAACACAAAATACTGATGGCAGATGCAACTTTGAAGTTAAAAAGACTGGTCAGCTGTCTGAAAAGGCCCATAAACCAGAGCTTGCATTTGGCTTGCTGAGTATCAGATATAGCAGAGAGATGATGGGAACATCTGCTCACCCCAAACTATCAGCACAGCCTCAGTTCACAAGCGATATGTGAGTATTCTGTGAAAGACTGATTCTAAGAAAATACTGTTTCCTTGGGTTATATATGTAAGATATGAAGACCACAGAATGCCCTATCCAATTCTGTTTATAAAAGAACTATTCAATCCCAACTAGAGCAATCTAGTAGCAAAGAAGCCAAAGAACCACAGTCTTACCGACTTCAAAGTTAAGAACAGTTTCTTTAAAACTAGACAGGTTTTCATACAGGGAAATGAGAGCTAGAAACACACCATATACTGTTAGTATTTATAAACTGGTGACTCTCTGTCATACCCACTGATCATACAGGTATGTGGTGAGGTCGATGGGACAGCATAAAGGCAGCAAAATCATTAAGAATATGCTGGCCAGCTGAACTGCTAACTGGAACCCTGACTAGACATGGTCTACTGGCCATTATTGTTAAGAGACTTCAGAAAGCACTGGACAGGTAAGAGTGGTTTAACTACCCACATGGAGGATCACATTCAAGAGGAACAAGGCCCTCTGCTCTGGGTCctgcaaacagaaaaagaatacaaATGTAACAGTAAGTACACAACATGATTTAAACACTACCTATTGGGGCATATTCATAAACACAgtgaaaaaccaaactaaacttAAGATGACATGATAGGTAACCCCAAACTCTATCTCACTTTCTCTTGGTGGGGGATTCAATATCCCTCTCTCTCAATTTTTTCCTCAGAGTCTTGATAATTCCCAAGAACTAGACAAGGCATTTTTGGTGTGCAGCCTTTGCAGGGCCCAAGCACGTgaaacaagcactctaccacagacTTCCAGCCCAGTGAAGGACCAAAACTAAGGAACTTAATTGTTCTGTTTACTTCTGCTCTGAACCCAGTGCTAACACAGAACAAATGCTCTTTAGATACTCATGGTGGTTAAACCACCAactaggaaatttttcttttcaaaagagacctcattttctttttttttttttaaatttatttatttattatgtatacaacattccttccatgtatgcttgccagaagaaggcaccagatctcattatcgatggctgtgggccaccatgtggttgctgggaactgaactcaggacctctggaagagcagtcagtgctcttaacctctgagccatctctccagcccccattttcttATATGgagatttaaattaaataaaatttagactCTTCCCAGTTTTAAAATTCTATGTAAAACGAGAAAAAAAGTTAGCTTCCAAGAGAAAAATCAGACTAGCTCTGGTACTAGCATCCAAAAGAAACAAggccaatttttattattttctaggaCTCATATTCAGTAGAAACAGGCCTgcctgacaagatggctcagcaggtaaggctGTTTGCTGCCACACCTGACaccctgagtccaatccccagaagCTACAcgtggtggaaggcaagaacaactctagtgagttccagcaccAAGGAAGGACATGCTTTTATTCTCTTCAGAATTAAGACTGAGGATATTAAGTCACCTGATAATTATCCTTAACTTTTTGAAAACACCAGATTGCTTTCCCAAGCATCTATACGATTCTGAATTTCCACAATGAGCAAGTGTTTCAGTTTACAGAGCAAACCAACACTTGTTATTACTAATGTTTGCAGCACCCTGCAGAGGCATCACATGACAATTCATCACGGGATGCTTTTCCAGTTCCCTGGTGACGACTGATGCAGAGCATCCTCACTTGCTGACTGTCAGTTTGTACATCTTCTCTGGGAAAGAAACTACTCAGACCCtttgcccatttttctttcttttaaaaacatcttattaATCCTTTGAGAACTTCCCAcactgcatttaattttttattaggcATATTTTATGTGAGAGTGTTCTGACTGAACATATGTATGGGCACCACATGCATATTTATGCCCTTGGAGCTAGAACTGGTTGCAAGACCCTACATATGGGCCCTGGGTTCTTTGCAAGATTAGCAAATGCTCTTGGCCACCTAGCACGGTTCTACCTATTTTCACTGAATTGTCatatttccctctttctttccttatttttatagCTACTACAGATTTAAACTAGAATCCCATGCATGCTGCCCAAGTGCCCTACCTCTGAACTATATGCTTCAACAGGAaatttttctttatgcattatGAGATAGATGGtgtaaaacattttctgtgcTGCTTTTCTATTCTCTTCATGAAAACAAAAGTCATCAATCTTTGGTTGCTATTGCTTTAGGTGTCTTATCCAAAGGCACAAAATTTACACTTGCTTTAAAAGTTATTACAGTTTCAGCTCTTATAATTGTGTAGGCTTTGGCTATGTTGTGGGTGAATTTTTACATCTTTTATGAAATAGGGATCCAATTCATTCTTTTGATTAGACTTTCATTTTCTGACTGGATAACCTTAGACCTTTAAGTTCAACTGCCCTTAAGCTTCTGGGTATtatttctgtgatgtgggagtcttctgttttgtgttgatttcattggttaaataaagaaactgccttagccctttaataggacagaaaattaggtaggcggagtaaacagaacagaatgctgggagaaagaagccgagtcaagcagttgccatgattctcccactccagacagccgcaggttaagatctttcctggtaagccaccttgtggtgttacacagattattagaaatgggttagatcaatatgtaagagctagccaataagaggctggaactaatgggccaggcagtgtttaaaagaatacagtttccgtgtaattatttcgggtaaagctagccaggtggcgggaagcagctcAGCCGCTCCAAATACTACGTTTCTGGACTATCAATACTATCCCAATGATCTATGTGAGTATCCTTATGACGGCACTTCAGTTTGGATTACTATTACCTTCTAATAAAGTCTGAAACTGGGAACTATTaagtcttgtatttttttttcaaaactgcctTGGCTGTTTTTACCCATTCTTCAAAATCTGATAAAATTcctgattcatttcttttttcttttttggcgtttcgagacagggtttctctgtacctttggggcctgtcctggaacttgctctgtagaccaggctggtctcgaactcagagatctgcctgtctctgcctcctaagagctgggattaaaggccaccaccttCCGACACGAGATCCCTGATTTCTACACTATGTAAGCTTTCCTAAATAATAGTCCCAAGTTAGCCCAAGAATTCCTCTACTATGAACTACTTGATTTAACAACTCTCCTAAGAATCCAAattctctctgctttgtccttGACAGCCCAGCCCTCCAAAAAGCTGATTCATTCTACACTGGAAAGCTTTACAGTCATCTTTTATTCTAAGTCTCTAACTCTCAAATCATTTGGGTAATATACAAAACAAGAATATCCTTCACTGCTTGTACAGCTCATTTTGCCTCTGCAgtctgaattattttaaatttcctgtaAGGTGGACTTGattaaaagataatgaaaatacaGTGCAGAATGTTGTCAGTGGCACATGAAGATATGAAACCAGAAGTTTTACATCTAAACCCCATCTTCTTTTCAGTCTGCACCACCCAAGACCTAGAGGGCTGGGAGGGTAACCAAAGTTCAGCTCTATCTTCAACAGGGCAGTCAATCTAGTATAGTGGCATAGAATAACTGATGTGTATGTATTTTGTCTTTAAACTAGTTTTTGTGAACTGATAAGTATGATTTAGATTTTTAAGAAGAGTTTGAGATACAgctatcttttttaattaaaaaggggAATGAAATAACCAATATAAAGCAATAGGCTAGCTTTTCATTTAACATGAGAAAAGTTCTTTAGAGCCATCATGCCAAAATAAAAGCATCACCTACTTGGTGGTACCATATTCTAATTATAAGAGGATACTTGCAGAGGAAATGCTATTCTGAAAGACCCAGTGACATTGGAATACACACGGATACCAGTCAGCTTGCCTAACCAATCGATCTGACCTACTAGGGGAACAAAGGAGGCTGGGCACACCAGACAGATGCATACAGTGAATCCCAGTCCATATGCACCACAGCTCCCATGTGTGCTGCAGgagcctttttgtttttattcattcaatagATGAAGACATCATTTCTCTGATTTGGTCAGCAAGGAAATTATGTACaaagtgtgtgtacatataagtAGATATATATACAAAGAAGCATATTACATTtgttgacaaaaagaaaaatacattttaaatttaaaaataaaaaaaatttaaagacaattgTTCTGGATAAGGTCTGTAAAGTGCTTtgttctgcaagcatgaggacctgcgtttAGCCCCACAGAACCTATGCTTATAAAACAACAGGTGGGCCCAGTGATATGTGTCTGTAATCACTCCAGTCTCTTTACACAACGTAGTCAATTCTGGCCAGTAAGAGGATgtctgaaaataagaaaagcagaTGGCAACATAGGACAGACACCCTATGCTCTAGCCtccacatgaaaacacacacacacacacacacacacacacacacacacacacacacacacacacggctgttAAGAGACTTTAGGAGTTGAAGACTAATCCCTTCCTAAACTTAGGTAAAAGTGAAACAAATCTGACTTGTCAAAGAGTCTGTGTGCTGAAGTTATGAATGCTAAGTCTTTAGGGAACTTAATACTGACCCCTAAATGTCATTCAAAACATACTTGTAAAAAAGAAACTCTAACTTTCAAAATCGTTCCACAATCTCTCCTAATACGACACCTCAATCACTTTCTCAGTTAATACACTCAAGGTGGGCTGGAGGGAACTAATATGTTCTCCATATATAAGAATGAGATGAAGCACCTACAATAATTATTACTGCACTATTAATTCACCTACCAATAATCTTTATCTTTTGTCAAACTGTTCAGTTCTTACTGCATCTCTAATCTTATTTGTTGGTTCTGGTTCATTTTATcaggacagggtcttactatgtagctctggctgttgtCCTGTTGTCCATGTAGACcgggctggacttgaactcagaaatatgcctgccccttctgggactaaaggcacgcACCATCACAGCCAGCTGCATCTTTAATCTTTCTGAATTCTTTTCACAGACAACAATCTAAAAGGTATTCTGTTCTAACTCCTGGGTAAGCAgcagcctttctcttccttctctgctagCCTCCCTCTCAAAACCATTTGCTCCTTGGAACTCCCCTTTGGTGGTGTCTATGGCCTGAAACTTATCAGGGCCCAGATAAGTGCCCTTGTTTTCTGCTCCACTGCTGGCTCACCTTCCTGTTTTGCTTTCAAACTCTCACTTCAGCCGCCTACACCAGATCACCCAAACTtcaggttcaatccccatcacCTTTCTTCTACCTACCTACATCTTCCAAATAAGCTCTCTCAAATTCTAAATTTATCACTTCCTCATCACTCATTAACATTTCTGTAgcagactagagagatggctcaatgtttaagagcacatactgctcttgcagggaacccaagttcaatttcagGGTCCACAATGAGCAGCTCACAATTACCTGCAACCTCAGCTCCATCAGATGCTTCTAGCATCTGCCCTCACATgcacatgatcacacacacaattaaaaataaaaataaatatttaaaaccctTTCTGTAACCAGTATCTTCCTCAGCTTCCCTGCCTAGGTAATCACATCACTGTCACTCTTATAAAGCTAAGCTTTGATACCACCTATTTTAGTTTATGTTACTAGTGGGTaacttaacattttttattttatgcatttaaaataaccCACACATCCCTACTTTTCCTTAAACTTTTCTATTTACAAAAAAATTGTACATTATACTTTATGAATTTATAATGCTATGTGGGGGTAGGTTAAAATATTCATGTTGGTCACACAGCAAAATTCACTTCCTGTAGCAAAATCTGCAAATAGGTAAATCTGCTTAAGAAATGACTGGGCAAGAAATAAATCAAGGATAACtatctatattttttaatataaaattcaacAAACTTCAAATGAATAGCATGTCACCAGGCTACCCATGCCATACAGGATGCAAACAGAGGTCAGTGTGCTCTCTCCTTAAACCCTGCCATGGTGTCACACATCCCTGAACTTGTCTTTGCACAGTACACTCCCTTAATGGAGCCAGGGGGACAGGGCATGGGGTGCCACACTAGGATTGCAAGCAGCTGGACATGTCTGCTGCACTGCAGGTCACATGGGGAGAGGAGTGCCTGGCCACCCAGAAGAAAGGCCTCAGATAAGCAGTCAAAACCAGAGACAGCCAGCTTCCCGCAAGCcagtaatcccagtgcttggagaacaaaggcttttttttttttttttttatatacttaaCTGGAGAAAACAACAGAACATAATAGTTTAATGCCTTTACTGGTCATTCTAATTCTATTTTCAAACAGATGAGTCTTCTCTTTATGCTGATCTCATTATTTAAATGGGAAGTGGATCCCAACATTCTAGTCAATTAAATATCTGAGACTATGAAATATTCTTCTCAAAACTATCAAAGCATGTACTCATAAGCAGGTACTTTTCTAATACCCATGTCTATGCTAACCTCTGGCCTCGAGAACTCAGGTGTTAATAAACAACAAACATATGCTCTATCATATGCAAACCTTGCAGGTCTTCTGTCTCGGATACTGCTTTGTCCACAGATGTACTGTCCACTTGGGAAGGTGCTACAGATTCTGATAAAAGTGACTGATTTGATACAGGGCTAGAAAagcaagagatatttttatttttttaacataaaattttaaaaattatttttcttctttgattctgAAATAGGGACTTATTCTGTTTCCCAGGATGGTTTAAAACCCCTGGGCTCAAGAGAAcctcctgcttccttcagttGAGTTTCACTGTTCCCAGCAATAGTTCAATTTGAAAAAGTCACCTTCCAAACATCCATAATAACTGAAGGGATGTAGTAAGTGCCACTTACTATAGAACACAGAGACACTTGTAACCTAACATAATCATGGGGGCTTGGAACCACAGGCTAATTTGGGTCTAAAGTTCATGCTTTGGAAACCAAAGCaacagcgtgtgtgtgtatatatctcaCAGGAACACTAAATGAAAACTAGAAAGATGCAGTCTTGCTTCAGAAATTCTAAAACTGAGTTAAACAAAGTGGTGAGTGTctactttggatttttaaaaaggaaccaCAGTGAAAAAGTAACAGCCTGATTTGTAAGAGAACAGACAAGTCTTTCCggtcctcccccttctttctcgtCTAGAAGGGCCTCAAATTGGCAGTGTAGTTGAGCCTGGCcttgatccttttgcctccatttcttaagcctgagattacaggcatgcaccaggATGTTCAGAGGCTAAAACACGTACTTCTGTATGCATTCCTCTATCTCTGACTTCAGAGCtaaaaacaaagtgtgtgtgtgtgtgtgtgtgtgtgtgtgtgtgtgtataaaacactGAGTATTACctcatgataaaaacaaaaaggaacagaGACAAGGTTCTTCTGATTCAAGGCACTAATACGTGCAGACCATGGACTGCAATGTGAAGAACTAACCCCGACACTGGGCTAGATTAAAGGGACTGCAGCACCAGGTCAGGATGCAGttgaagaataaagagaaagatgtTTCAAAGGGGGATTAAAGACTTGGAAGATCTCTCCCTTgacataaaaacagcaaaaagcatCTTCTAACTAGTGAGATACAGTTTTAGATCAATAGACCCTGCAGTGGCTTTAAAGTGCTCCTTAACGAAGTGATCAGGAACAAAAGACCAATACTCTAGTTTTCATCAGTCTTCGAGTTACCTTTCAGACAGTATAACCTTACCCTGGTTGCAGAGATGAAGATGTAGACTCTAGTGCTGACTGAGCGTCTGGGACACTGCCGTCTGTGCACTGTACTGGTAACGATTCAGACAGACTGCTGACAGAAGCTGCTGCAACACAACCACACTGCACATTAGTAATTCGAACAGCCCAAGACCTGATCCAAAAGCAACATGCAAGATCAACTGCCCACAAAACATAGTatacacattttccttctttaatttaCAACTTTGTAATAATTTGCTGATGGGGAGAAAACTTGGGAGGAGTGTACTAGTGGTTAAACTTAGGGCcttgtgctctaccactgagcaatacCTGTAGCCCCCACCTCTTTTTAAATGTGATTCAGTGACAGGAGTGTAGCACTGCACACATGAAGAACGTGAAAGGGGGTATTGCACATATCCCATGTGCTTGTCATCAACACTGCTGGGCTTTAGCTGGATCACTTACCAGGAGGGCTTATTCTACCACTGCTACTGTTCTGTCTTTGAAGATGTTCTTTATAGCATACTGAACACATGCCATTTGTACGAGGGTTGCCATAAAATCCGCAGCCAGTGGAGCAAAGCATAGGTGTTTGGCTGTGATTAGTTTCTTGAGCCATGTTCTTCTGTGCACCTGAAAATTTGCAAAGAATAAGAACTCAATACACGACTTCAGTCTTATATCATCCAAATATCTTTTTATAATGAAAGGAAAACCACATATGTGCCCTTTCCCTAAGTATTCTATGGTTGTTCCTAAAAACGACAAAAGTAAAGAGCAAAGGATACTTGGTAACTTCTACTTCAAGCTACCCTATATAAGTAAGTCTGTGCTGGCTCAGAAACAATAAAACTTCTCTAGAGCAAGGGGCCTCTTTCCGAAGAGACTGCACCAGTCAAAGATTAACTTCATTTTGGACTCCTACAATAACCAGCAATCACTGAGTTTTGCTGTAAGTTATACTATTTAATTTCTagctatatttaaattttgttccaAGTCCACATTAACTTGTGACTCATTCTGTTTAAAAATTACAGCTGAATGTAATATTCATTCTGGTAACAGTATATAGAACTGGGCAGAGTGCTGGTGAAATGAGAAATGAATTCAATCATTTTGAAAGGCAATTTAGCAATTCACCTCAAGAGCCCTGCTAAATTGCTCTCTGAATCAGTCACTGTTTTTCCTTAAGGGTCATCTAACGTATAattcaaaacagaacaacaaatgCAGATATGCTTCGCGGGCTATCATGATGTTCATAAACTGACAACACCTCAAATGCCTAACATTAGAATAAAGGACTAATGACAAAAAATATTAATGATGAAAAATTCCAGAACCAGTAACATTATAAATGActttctcagagaaaaaaatgttgctAATGAAAATGTACAGCGAACTTTATATATAATTTGCTGCTGACCGCTGCTAAAGGAGCAGCTATGAACTATAAAAGAGCAATAGAAAACATATTCAAGAATAGCAatgctaatttttttctgatatgttcCTTTTTgtattagactttttttttttcaaatgaagataCCACTTGCCTAATTAGGGaaaacttttttactttttaaagtattggTAATTTTCAAGAGTCAAATTAAAATCTAATAGGACAGAAACATTAATTCCAGCAGCTGAAACTCAGAACCGTTGGGAAGCACATGGAGTTGACCGTCAACCCAGAAAGACAGGAGGACTTCACATGCTACCTTTCCCAGGAAGCACCTGGCTATCTGGCACAATCAACCCTTTGGAGCAAACACTGTAACAGGCTATTAAAAAGAACCCCTTACTACAGGCACATCCTTGTGCATTACATACCAAGAATAATaagacacacaaaacagaaaacactttgTCACTGAAACTGCCTTAATTTGGTAAACACCTAAGGAAAGCATTCACTGTTCACAGGAACCAGAGTTTGCTCTATCTCAGTATTTTGTAGATTGTTGACAGAGAAGATGTACCAAATTTAAGAACCAAGAACCCTTTATCTGGACTATAAAAGGAAGCTGCAGTCCTAGCATCTACCATTAAAAGTATTGTCCTAGCCCGCATGCTGGAGTACTCCTTTAGTCCAGCActtagagacagaagcaggcacatTTCTATGTGatccagtccagcctggtctaaaaagcaagttctaggccagccagtgttacacagtgagaccctgtctcaaaataaacaaatgaataaagaaaaaaatgttctagtTCTGTGTGGTAATGCATACCTGTAATTACAGTTGAATCAAGACAATCCCTAG carries:
- the Zfand6 gene encoding AN1-type zinc finger protein 6 isoform X2, whose amino-acid sequence is MAQETNHSQTPMLCSTGCGFYGNPRTNGMCSVCYKEHLQRQNSSSGRISPPASVSSLSESLPVQCTDGSVPDAQSALESTSSSLQPGPVSNQSLLSESVAPSQVDSTSVDKAVSETEDLQGPRAEGLVPLECDPPLSDTTQQPSEEQSKSLEKPKQKKNRCFMCRKKVGLTGFECRCGNVYCGVHRYSDVHNCSYNYKADAAEKIRKENPVVVGEKIQKI
- the Zfand6 gene encoding AN1-type zinc finger protein 6 isoform X1 is translated as MAQETNHSQTPMLCSTGCGFYGNPRTNGMCSVCYKEHLQRQNSSSGRISPPAASVSSLSESLPVQCTDGSVPDAQSALESTSSSLQPGPVSNQSLLSESVAPSQVDSTSVDKAVSETEDLQGPRAEGLVPLECDPPLSDTTQQPSEEQSKSLEKPKQKKNRCFMCRKKVGLTGFECRCGNVYCGVHRYSDVHNCSYNYKADAAEKIRKENPVVVGEKIQKI
- the Zfand6 gene encoding AN1-type zinc finger protein 6 isoform X3, translated to MAQETNHSQTPMLCSTGCGFYGNPRTNGMCSVCYKEHLQRQNSSSGRISPPAASVSSLSESLPVQCTDGSVPDAQSALESTSSSLQPGPVSNQSLLSESVAPSQVDSTSVDKAVSETEDLQVSDTTQQPSEEQSKSLEKPKQKKNRCFMCRKKVGLTGFECRCGNVYCGVHRYSDVHNCSYNYKADAAEKIRKENPVVVGEKIQKI